From Cellulomonas oligotrophica, a single genomic window includes:
- a CDS encoding class I SAM-dependent methyltransferase — translation MDDAGLAQVLSPQGWALLGALPPYDEKHALVLAERLQRDGFDRSLVAAALTQSRLRAKARGKLGDFADGMLFTPAGLEQASRLEVAAHHARRYLDAGCTYVADLTCGLGADALALGGVGLRVVATDVDETTAALATVNLRALPEVEVRHGDGLALDLTGVDGVFADPARRTGTGRRVFDPSAYAPPLDALLALRDAVPALGLKLGPGLAHRDLPADGEAQWVSVDGDVVEVGLWFGPLAPQGPGRSALVLRGGTPHTLRAEDAAANDAPPVGALGAYLYEPDGAVIRAGLVGTVAQRVRGRLVDSTIAYVTADDLTPDPTATAYRVLDDMPFGLKRLRAYLRERGVGRLTIKKRGTAVVPEQLRKQLDLRGPAEGTVVLTRVAGQQRVLVVEPV, via the coding sequence ATGGACGACGCGGGCCTGGCCCAGGTGCTGAGCCCGCAGGGGTGGGCTCTGCTCGGGGCGCTGCCGCCCTACGACGAGAAGCACGCCCTCGTGCTGGCCGAGCGCCTGCAGCGCGACGGGTTCGACCGGTCGCTCGTGGCGGCGGCGCTCACGCAGTCGCGCCTGCGGGCCAAGGCCCGCGGCAAGCTCGGCGACTTCGCGGACGGCATGCTGTTCACCCCGGCGGGGCTGGAGCAGGCCAGCCGGCTCGAGGTCGCCGCCCACCACGCGCGGCGCTACCTCGACGCCGGCTGCACGTACGTCGCCGACCTCACCTGCGGGCTGGGCGCCGACGCCCTGGCGCTCGGCGGCGTCGGCCTGCGCGTCGTCGCCACCGACGTCGACGAGACCACGGCGGCGCTGGCGACCGTCAACCTGCGCGCGCTGCCCGAGGTCGAGGTGCGCCACGGCGACGGGCTCGCGCTCGACCTCACCGGCGTCGACGGCGTGTTCGCCGACCCGGCGCGGCGCACCGGCACCGGGCGGCGGGTGTTCGACCCGAGCGCCTACGCGCCGCCGCTCGACGCGCTCCTCGCGCTGCGGGACGCCGTCCCCGCGCTGGGCCTCAAGCTCGGGCCCGGCCTGGCGCACCGGGACCTGCCCGCGGACGGCGAGGCCCAGTGGGTCTCCGTGGACGGCGACGTCGTCGAGGTCGGCCTCTGGTTCGGCCCGCTCGCCCCGCAGGGTCCGGGGCGCAGCGCGCTGGTGCTGCGCGGCGGGACGCCGCACACCCTGCGGGCCGAGGACGCCGCCGCCAACGACGCACCGCCCGTCGGGGCGCTCGGCGCCTACCTCTACGAGCCCGACGGCGCCGTCATCCGCGCCGGTCTCGTCGGCACGGTCGCCCAGCGGGTGCGCGGACGGCTCGTGGACAGCACGATCGCCTACGTGACCGCCGACGACCTCACGCCCGACCCGACCGCCACCGCGTACCGGGTCCTCGACGACATGCCGTTCGGCCTCAAGCGGCTGCGCGCGTACCTGCGCGAGCGCGGCGTCGGCCGTCTGACCATCAAGAAGCGCGGCACGGCCGTGGTGCCCGAGCAGCTGCGCAAGCAGCTCGACCTGCGCGGCCCCGCGGAGGGCACGGTCGTCCTCACACGGGTCGCCGGGCAGCAGCGCGTGCTGGTCGTGGAGCCCGTCTGA
- a CDS encoding glutamate--cysteine ligase, with protein sequence MAAPVPLPFARSERSTVGIEWEVALVDADSGDLRQAAQAIFEAVRPADGADHPHITSELLLNTVEVSSGKCRTVGEAGADLQRALDEVAAAAEPLRIQLMGGGTHPFASWATQRVTDKQRYATLIDRTQWWGRQMLIYGVHVHVGIEDRAKVLPLSRAMLTVFGHIQSLSASSPFWGGKDTGYASNRALLFQQLPTAGLPPQLERWEELEQYVGDMRHTGVIEQVDEVRWDIRPAPRFGTLEMRIADGAPSLLEVTAISALTHCFVEHFSTMLDAGEPVPTMPPWFVQENKWRSARYGMDAILITDAAGEEELVTDAVGRWLVELAPVAERLGCSAELEQVRTILRRGASYQRQRAVARRNAGELEPVVRALVAEMAAGRPL encoded by the coding sequence ATGGCCGCGCCGGTCCCCCTGCCGTTCGCGCGGTCGGAGCGCTCGACGGTCGGCATCGAGTGGGAGGTCGCGCTCGTCGACGCCGACTCCGGCGACCTGCGCCAGGCCGCCCAGGCGATCTTCGAGGCCGTGCGTCCCGCCGACGGCGCCGACCACCCGCACATCACGTCCGAGCTGCTGCTCAACACCGTCGAGGTGTCGTCGGGCAAGTGCCGCACGGTCGGCGAGGCCGGGGCGGACCTGCAGCGGGCCCTCGACGAGGTCGCCGCCGCCGCCGAGCCGCTGCGCATCCAGCTCATGGGCGGCGGCACGCACCCGTTCGCCAGCTGGGCCACGCAGCGCGTGACCGACAAGCAGCGGTACGCCACGCTCATCGACCGCACGCAGTGGTGGGGCCGCCAGATGCTCATCTACGGCGTGCACGTGCACGTCGGCATCGAGGACCGCGCGAAGGTCCTGCCGCTGTCGCGCGCCATGCTCACGGTCTTCGGGCACATCCAGTCGCTGTCGGCGTCCTCGCCGTTCTGGGGCGGCAAGGACACCGGCTACGCCTCCAACCGCGCCCTGCTCTTCCAGCAGCTGCCGACCGCCGGGCTGCCGCCGCAGCTCGAGCGCTGGGAGGAGCTCGAGCAGTACGTGGGCGACATGCGGCACACCGGCGTGATCGAGCAGGTCGACGAGGTCCGGTGGGACATCCGCCCCGCGCCGCGGTTCGGCACGCTCGAGATGCGCATCGCCGACGGCGCGCCCTCGCTGCTCGAGGTCACCGCCATCAGCGCGCTGACGCACTGCTTCGTCGAGCACTTCTCCACGATGCTCGACGCGGGCGAGCCGGTGCCCACGATGCCGCCGTGGTTCGTGCAGGAGAACAAGTGGCGCTCGGCGCGCTACGGCATGGACGCGATCCTCATCACCGACGCCGCCGGCGAGGAGGAGCTCGTGACCGACGCCGTGGGTCGCTGGCTCGTCGAGCTCGCGCCGGTGGCCGAGCGCCTGGGGTGCAGCGCCGAGCTGGAGCAGGTCCGCACGATCCTGCGCCGCGGGGCCTCCTACCAGCGGCAGCGGGCCGTCGCCCGGCGCAACGCCGGCGAGCTCGAGCCCGTCGTGCGCGCCCTCGTCGCCGAGATGGCCGCGGGCCGCCCGCTCTGA
- the tsaD gene encoding tRNA (adenosine(37)-N6)-threonylcarbamoyltransferase complex transferase subunit TsaD, whose product MSAPLVLGIETSCDETGVALVRGHELLVDAVASSVDEHARFGGIIPEIASRAHLEAMVPTIERALTTAGVTLGDVDAVAVTAGPGLVGPLTIGAAAAKALAIGLDRPLYGVNHVIGHAVVDELVDGPFPERVLALVVSGGHSSLLRIDGTVHVTELGSTLDDAAGEAFDKVGRLLGLPYPGGPHIDRLARTGDPDAIRFPRGLTAPKDQAKHATDFSFSGLKTAVARWVEARQDAGEPVPLEDVAASFAAAVADVLTAKTIAACRREGVSTLVVGGGFSANSQLREMAAERCAAAGIELRIPPIRYCTDNGAMIAALGSAVVRRGMRPSPLDLPVDSSMPLTQVLV is encoded by the coding sequence GTGAGCGCACCCCTCGTCCTGGGCATCGAGACGTCGTGCGACGAGACGGGGGTCGCGCTCGTGCGCGGTCACGAGCTGCTCGTCGACGCCGTGGCCAGCTCCGTCGACGAGCACGCACGGTTCGGCGGCATCATCCCCGAGATCGCCTCGCGGGCGCACCTGGAGGCCATGGTCCCCACGATCGAGCGGGCGCTCACGACGGCGGGCGTCACGCTCGGCGACGTCGACGCGGTCGCCGTCACCGCCGGTCCCGGGCTCGTCGGACCGCTGACCATCGGTGCGGCCGCGGCCAAGGCCCTCGCCATCGGGCTCGACCGGCCCCTGTACGGCGTGAACCACGTCATCGGCCACGCGGTCGTCGACGAGCTCGTCGACGGTCCGTTCCCCGAGCGGGTGCTCGCGCTCGTCGTCTCCGGGGGGCACTCGTCCCTGCTGCGCATCGACGGCACGGTGCACGTGACCGAGCTCGGCTCGACCCTCGACGACGCCGCGGGGGAGGCCTTCGACAAGGTCGGCCGGCTGCTCGGCCTGCCGTACCCCGGCGGTCCGCACATCGACCGGCTCGCGCGCACCGGCGACCCCGACGCGATCCGCTTCCCGCGCGGACTGACGGCGCCCAAGGACCAGGCGAAGCACGCCACGGACTTCTCGTTCTCGGGCCTGAAGACGGCCGTGGCCCGCTGGGTCGAGGCCCGGCAGGACGCCGGCGAGCCCGTGCCGCTCGAGGACGTCGCCGCCTCGTTCGCGGCCGCCGTGGCCGACGTGCTGACCGCCAAGACGATCGCGGCGTGCCGGCGTGAGGGCGTGTCCACCCTCGTCGTCGGCGGCGGGTTCTCGGCGAACTCCCAGCTGCGGGAGATGGCCGCCGAGCGCTGCGCCGCGGCGGGCATCGAGCTGCGGATCCCGCCGATCCGCTACTGCACCGACAACGGCGCGATGATCGCCGCGCTGGGCTCGGCGGTCGTCCGCCGGGGCATGCGCCCGTCCCCGCTGGACCTGCCCGTCGACTCGTCGATGCCGCTGACGCAGGTCCTCGTCTGA
- a CDS encoding malonic semialdehyde reductase, with amino-acid sequence MTTQTLPLPDGALLDEAAVHSLFLDARTVQTFTSQEVTDAQVAAAYDLARWAPTAMNTSPLRVALVRSAAARERLVQHMAPGNRDRVLAAPLALVVAADPAFHRHAATLVPHAPDFEASFEPQVEARERMSRDNAWLQAGYLLLALRGVGLGVGAMGGMDAAGVDADLFADQGWRTLLVLTVGHPEGEGTTRPRAPRLTFPQASTTL; translated from the coding sequence ATGACGACGCAGACCCTGCCCCTGCCCGACGGCGCCCTGCTCGACGAGGCGGCCGTGCACTCGCTGTTCCTCGACGCGCGCACCGTCCAGACGTTCACGTCGCAGGAGGTCACGGACGCGCAGGTCGCCGCCGCGTACGACCTCGCCCGGTGGGCGCCCACCGCCATGAACACCTCGCCGCTGCGCGTCGCGCTGGTCCGCTCGGCCGCCGCGCGCGAGCGTCTCGTCCAGCACATGGCGCCCGGCAACCGCGACCGCGTCCTGGCCGCTCCCCTGGCCCTCGTCGTGGCCGCGGACCCCGCGTTCCACCGGCACGCCGCGACGCTGGTCCCGCACGCGCCCGACTTCGAGGCGTCCTTCGAGCCCCAGGTCGAGGCGCGCGAGCGGATGTCCCGCGACAACGCCTGGCTGCAGGCCGGCTACCTCCTGCTCGCCCTGCGCGGCGTCGGCCTGGGCGTCGGTGCGATGGGCGGCATGGACGCCGCCGGCGTCGACGCCGACCTGTTCGCCGACCAGGGCTGGCGCACCCTCCTGGTCCTGACCGTCGGCCACCCGGAGGGCGAGGGCACCACGCGCCCCCGCGCCCCGCGCCTGACGTTCCCGCAGGCCTCGACGACGCTCTGA
- a CDS encoding sulfurtransferase, giving the protein MTGTTTAGPADEQTLRRGVLVDVDELAARLADDDPPLVLDVRWALGRIDGHEQHLAAHVPGAVYVDLDTELAAPPSSAAGRHPLPAVADLERCARGWGLREGAAVVVADAGGGTSAARAWWLLRWAGVRDVRLLDGGLAAWVAAGHPVEAGAVPVEPGDVVLTGGALPTVDADGAADLAARGVLLDARAVERYAGEVEPVDPRAGHVPGARSAPTTDNLGADGRFLPAEDLRARFASLGVRRGGDAVGVYCGSGVTAAHEVAALASLGVDAALYPGSWSQWSHDASRPLAVGR; this is encoded by the coding sequence ATGACGGGGACCACGACGGCCGGACCGGCGGACGAGCAGACGCTGCGGCGGGGCGTGCTCGTCGACGTCGACGAGCTCGCCGCCCGGCTCGCGGACGACGACCCGCCCCTCGTGCTGGACGTGCGGTGGGCGCTGGGCCGCATCGACGGGCACGAGCAGCACCTGGCGGCGCACGTGCCGGGGGCGGTCTACGTGGACCTCGACACCGAGCTCGCGGCCCCGCCCTCGTCGGCCGCCGGGCGGCACCCGCTGCCCGCCGTCGCCGACCTGGAGCGCTGCGCGCGCGGCTGGGGGCTGCGGGAGGGCGCCGCGGTGGTCGTCGCCGACGCGGGCGGCGGCACGTCGGCGGCGCGCGCGTGGTGGCTGCTGCGCTGGGCCGGCGTGCGGGACGTGCGTCTGCTCGACGGAGGGCTGGCGGCGTGGGTGGCGGCCGGCCACCCCGTCGAGGCGGGGGCGGTGCCCGTGGAGCCGGGCGACGTCGTGCTCACGGGCGGGGCGCTGCCGACGGTCGACGCCGACGGTGCGGCGGACCTCGCGGCGCGCGGCGTGCTGCTCGACGCCCGGGCGGTCGAGCGCTACGCGGGCGAGGTCGAGCCCGTCGACCCGCGGGCCGGGCACGTGCCCGGTGCGCGCAGCGCCCCGACGACGGACAACCTCGGGGCGGACGGCCGTTTCCTGCCGGCCGAGGACCTGCGCGCGCGGTTCGCGTCCCTGGGGGTGCGGCGCGGCGGGGACGCCGTCGGCGTGTACTGCGGGTCAGGGGTCACCGCGGCCCACGAGGTGGCGGCGCTCGCGTCGCTCGGCGTGGACGCGGCGCTCTACCCGGGCTCGTGGTCGCAGTGGTCGCACGACGCGTCCCGCCCGCTCGCCGTGGGGCGCTGA
- the rimI gene encoding ribosomal protein S18-alanine N-acetyltransferase, protein MSQSPPVPAPPVPGSGRAPAEVEVRPLTAADLPDLERMEAELFGPAAWSTQSLADEIVGPGRTYVGAAVGDGRLVGYAGLWFDGYDAQVMTVGTDSAYQGRGIARRMLTVLLDHARTVGADAVLLEVRVDNDPAMHLYDTLGFVRLGRRRAYYQPGDVDAWTMRLDLRAPAPATTPG, encoded by the coding sequence GTGAGCCAGTCCCCGCCCGTCCCGGCGCCGCCCGTCCCGGGGTCCGGTCGTGCGCCCGCGGAGGTCGAGGTCCGGCCGCTGACCGCCGCCGACCTCCCGGACCTCGAGCGCATGGAGGCGGAGCTGTTCGGGCCGGCGGCGTGGTCGACGCAGTCGCTCGCCGACGAGATCGTCGGACCGGGGCGCACGTACGTCGGCGCCGCGGTCGGTGACGGTCGCCTCGTCGGCTACGCGGGGCTGTGGTTCGACGGGTACGACGCGCAGGTCATGACGGTCGGCACGGACAGCGCCTACCAGGGTCGCGGGATCGCCCGGCGGATGCTCACGGTGCTGCTCGACCACGCCCGGACGGTCGGCGCGGACGCGGTGCTGCTCGAGGTCCGCGTCGACAACGATCCCGCGATGCACCTGTACGACACCCTCGGCTTCGTGCGGCTGGGCCGTCGTCGGGCCTACTACCAGCCGGGTGACGTCGACGCGTGGACGATGCGCCTCGACCTGCGGGCGCCGGCGCCCGCGACGACCCCGGGGTGA
- the tsaB gene encoding tRNA (adenosine(37)-N6)-threonylcarbamoyltransferase complex dimerization subunit type 1 TsaB has protein sequence MSYLGIDTSAAVAVAVVAADGTTRTLVDATPRRHVEHLAPLVERALAEAGTSAAELRGVAVGTGPAPFTGLRVGLVTARVLGLARGVPVWGVPSLDALAATAAAALPTGTPLLVVTDARRHEVYWARYVVRDGGVDLVAGPDVAAPADVPRTDGEVVVGAGRDGYPDVLGTGPLPEGLGGLVVDPARLVGLALARRDAGVAQPVDPLYLRRPDAQPPTARKRALA, from the coding sequence ATGAGCTACCTGGGCATCGACACCTCGGCCGCGGTCGCCGTGGCCGTGGTCGCCGCCGACGGCACCACCCGGACGCTGGTCGACGCCACGCCGCGCCGGCACGTCGAGCACCTGGCGCCGCTCGTGGAGCGGGCGCTCGCCGAGGCCGGCACCAGCGCCGCCGAGCTGCGCGGCGTCGCCGTCGGCACCGGCCCCGCGCCGTTCACGGGACTGCGCGTCGGGCTGGTGACGGCCCGCGTGCTGGGCCTCGCGCGCGGCGTCCCCGTGTGGGGCGTGCCCAGCCTGGACGCGCTCGCCGCGACCGCGGCAGCGGCGCTGCCTACCGGCACGCCGCTGCTCGTCGTGACCGACGCGCGCCGCCACGAGGTCTACTGGGCCCGGTACGTCGTGCGCGACGGCGGCGTGGACCTCGTCGCGGGGCCCGACGTGGCGGCACCCGCCGACGTGCCGCGCACGGACGGCGAGGTCGTGGTCGGCGCCGGTCGGGACGGCTACCCCGACGTGCTCGGCACCGGCCCGCTGCCCGAGGGGCTCGGCGGTCTCGTGGTCGACCCCGCGCGGCTGGTGGGGCTCGCGCTGGCGCGCCGCGACGCGGGCGTGGCCCAGCCCGTCGACCCGCTGTACCTGCGCCGGCCCGACGCGCAGCCACCTACCGCGCGCAAGCGGGCCCTCGCGTGA